A window of the Candidatus Peregrinibacteria bacterium genome harbors these coding sequences:
- a CDS encoding type II toxin-antitoxin system HicA family toxin, giving the protein MSKLPALTPKEVVKLLGKQGFMKLRQKGSHIILVNEQKNIQVVVPMHNASLKKGTLMSILRQAEIPLHKLREGNSQMRVSSLHFSPIFAKIRRNIYQKFMAQTQKNQKIQVAEVDLSELIEDATRLLSKKDQAFWLGNLERMNADQKRKLAKAILDANAKLDEIEEKAGEERGRINADFLKKLTKFQKEKLKKIRSVAESEDRKKDDQREEALLKKLSDA; this is encoded by the coding sequence ATGTCAAAACTTCCCGCTCTTACTCCAAAAGAAGTCGTTAAGCTTCTTGGGAAACAAGGTTTTATGAAGCTTCGACAGAAGGGAAGCCATATTATTTTGGTGAATGAACAAAAAAATATTCAAGTTGTCGTTCCCATGCACAATGCATCTCTAAAGAAAGGAACTCTTATGAGTATTTTGAGACAGGCAGAAATCCCTCTTCATAAATTGCGAGAAGGGAATTCGCAAATGAGGGTATCCAGTTTGCATTTTTCCCCGATTTTTGCTAAAATAAGGAGAAATATATATCAAAAGTTCATGGCACAAACTCAAAAAAATCAAAAAATTCAAGTGGCGGAAGTGGATCTTTCAGAACTTATAGAAGACGCAACGCGACTCCTTTCCAAAAAAGATCAAGCGTTTTGGCTCGGGAATTTGGAGCGGATGAATGCGGATCAAAAGCGCAAACTCGCGAAAGCAATTCTCGATGCGAATGCAAAGCTCGATGAGATCGAAGAAAAAGCCGGGGAAGAGCGAGGAAGAATTAATGCGGATTTTTTGAAGAAGCTCACGAAATTCCAAAAAGAGAAACTCAAGAAAATTCGAAGTGTTGCGGAGAGTGAAGATAGGAAAAAAGATGATCAGAGAGAAGAGGCGCTTCTCAAAAAACTCAGTGACGCATAA
- a CDS encoding type II toxin-antitoxin system HicB family antitoxin: MKIPYSFQAIFIPQEEGGYTVEIPELPGCVSEGETLEDAKKNIEEAIELYIETLLERDLPLPMRSPEDIKMEVYIEYPLSRKTYVKTSRSYSKRSR; encoded by the coding sequence ATGAAAATACCATATTCATTTCAGGCAATCTTTATTCCTCAAGAGGAGGGTGGGTATACTGTGGAAATTCCTGAACTCCCCGGATGTGTTTCAGAAGGAGAAACTCTTGAAGATGCAAAGAAAAATATCGAAGAAGCAATAGAATTGTACATAGAAACTCTTCTTGAACGCGATCTCCCCTTGCCAATGCGATCTCCAGAAGATATTAAAATGGAAGTATATATCGAATATCCACTCTCACGAAAAACATATGTCAAAACTTCCCGCTCTTACTCCAAAAGAAGTCGTTAA
- a CDS encoding nucleotidyl transferase AbiEii/AbiGii toxin family protein, whose protein sequence is MQHLTRLIAEARKKGISGEQQIFNIIREYLQVLILKAIYQSKYGKGLSFMRGTCLRICHDLKRYSEDLDFALDWKIPKYSFEELNKTIVSFLKNTDFEVDLSIDEEKIVQKSFIRVSKVLHAFRLSPLKAQKIHVKIEVDTNPVKVSKNEVETFFVTKFDEIFPIIKHTDETMFAGKICAVFNSAYTKGRDFYDLIWYLNKKMGINFEYLNKALKQQGGDVSFQNKRELLHALQKKIESVKTEEIMKDIGRFLEDPLEEKWIQNYPAVFLQAAKRFET, encoded by the coding sequence ATGCAACATCTTACACGTCTTATCGCTGAGGCGAGAAAAAAAGGAATTTCCGGCGAACAGCAGATTTTTAATATTATTCGCGAGTATCTGCAGGTTCTGATTCTCAAAGCAATCTATCAGTCAAAATATGGAAAGGGTCTGAGTTTTATGCGCGGAACGTGCCTTCGCATTTGCCATGATCTCAAAAGATATTCTGAGGATCTCGATTTTGCTCTCGACTGGAAAATTCCAAAATACTCTTTTGAAGAACTCAATAAAACCATTGTTTCATTTCTGAAAAACACAGATTTTGAAGTTGATCTCAGTATTGATGAAGAAAAAATAGTACAAAAATCATTCATCCGCGTGAGCAAAGTACTTCATGCTTTTCGCCTGAGTCCACTCAAAGCTCAAAAAATTCATGTAAAGATTGAAGTAGATACGAATCCGGTAAAAGTAAGTAAAAATGAAGTGGAAACATTTTTTGTCACAAAATTTGATGAAATTTTTCCGATTATAAAACACACGGATGAGACCATGTTCGCCGGGAAAATTTGCGCAGTTTTTAACAGCGCCTATACAAAAGGAAGGGACTTTTATGACCTCATTTGGTATCTCAACAAAAAAATGGGTATCAATTTTGAGTATTTGAACAAGGCTTTAAAACAACAAGGAGGAGATGTATCGTTTCAAAACAAACGTGAACTTCTTCACGCCCTTCAAAAAAAGATTGAGAGTGTAAAAACCGAGGAAATTATGAAAGATATTGGGCGATTTTTGGAGGATCCTTTGGAAGAAAAATGGATTCAAAATTATCCGGCAGTTTTTCTTCAGGCAGCCAAGCGATTTGAAACATAA
- a CDS encoding ATP-binding protein — MYKKRAGTARLQKLAKTFPIVVVIGARQVGKSTLLRHIFGKKAEYVVFDPLIDIENARKDPELFLDNHRTPIILDEVQYVPGLVSAIKRKVDENRAPGQYLMTGSQQWGILKSMAESLAGRAVFIHLENFSLMEIAEETKKKIWLSRYLENPEKFVSSKLERLKLSSGIYEQLWRGFFPEGQNIPLETVPDFYGSYIQTYIERDVRFFADVSDIQTFRRFVQLVAALSAQEVNYSELGRELGITPQTSKRWLEILKATFQWFEIPAFSRNAIKRLSNKPKGYFVDTGLICNLHAISSPQAIGGHPLWGPLFETAVAAEIRKHSSFLALPPNIYHWRSHGGAEVDILLEKDGRYFPIEVKASTRPTRGDTLGIEFFRKTYPHLNIAPGLIISPAEKKIPLSEKNYALPWDSV, encoded by the coding sequence ATGTATAAAAAAAGAGCAGGAACCGCTCGGCTCCAAAAACTTGCGAAAACATTTCCAATAGTGGTTGTTATTGGAGCAAGACAGGTAGGGAAAAGCACATTACTCCGGCATATATTTGGAAAAAAAGCAGAATATGTCGTATTTGATCCACTCATCGATATTGAAAACGCCAGAAAAGATCCTGAACTTTTTTTGGACAATCATCGTACTCCAATAATTCTTGATGAAGTTCAGTATGTTCCAGGGTTGGTTTCTGCCATCAAAAGAAAAGTAGATGAAAATCGCGCTCCCGGACAATATCTTATGACCGGATCTCAGCAGTGGGGTATTCTGAAATCTATGGCGGAAAGCCTTGCGGGAAGAGCGGTTTTTATACACCTCGAAAATTTTTCTCTCATGGAAATAGCAGAAGAAACGAAAAAAAAAATTTGGTTGTCGCGCTATTTAGAAAACCCTGAAAAATTTGTATCTTCAAAATTAGAAAGACTCAAACTTTCTTCTGGGATTTATGAACAACTCTGGCGAGGATTTTTTCCAGAAGGGCAAAATATTCCGCTCGAAACTGTGCCCGATTTTTATGGTTCCTATATACAAACCTATATCGAACGAGATGTTCGGTTTTTTGCCGACGTGTCGGATATTCAGACTTTTCGCCGTTTTGTCCAACTTGTCGCTGCACTCTCAGCTCAAGAAGTAAATTATAGCGAACTCGGTCGTGAACTGGGGATAACTCCCCAAACTTCAAAAAGGTGGCTGGAAATTCTGAAAGCTACTTTTCAATGGTTTGAAATTCCCGCATTTTCAAGAAATGCCATTAAAAGACTCAGCAATAAGCCGAAGGGATATTTTGTTGATACCGGGCTTATCTGTAATCTCCATGCCATTTCTTCTCCTCAGGCGATTGGAGGTCATCCACTTTGGGGACCACTTTTTGAAACTGCCGTCGCAGCAGAAATTCGAAAACATTCTTCTTTCTTGGCGCTTCCTCCAAACATCTACCATTGGCGATCTCATGGAGGAGCGGAAGTCGACATTCTCCTCGAAAAAGACGGCAGATATTTTCCGATCGAAGTAAAAGCCTCAACGAGACCAACTCGTGGAGATACTCTCGGAATTGAATTTTTTCGAAAAACATATCCCCATCTTAATATTGCACCGGGACTCATAATTTCTCCTGCAGAGAAAAAAATCCCTCTTTCTGAAAAGAATTATGCGCTTCCATGGGACAGTGTATAA
- a CDS encoding ATP-binding protein: MYFPRDIEVSLRQNLESNLILLILGARQVGKTSVLRKLYDNAIREEKKCFFFNLEDFSIRKKLDEHPFQIFQMTQLSPEEKQILFLDEIQYLQNPSNFLKLIFDTYKDSVKLIVSGSSSFYIDQKFTDSLAGRKRIFYLYPLNFREFLVFKGQQDILSHLGNISSPLYVHEAERLFDEYCLFGGYPEIVLLKDPEEKKLRLADLGYDYVKKDVLEANVDNPEKYFYLLKIFANHSGELVNIHELSNTLGLSTTAAQRYLYIMQKSFHVALIRPFWKNIRKELTKMQKVFFYDLGLRNHFLKNFTSLSERNDKGNYLENIVFRELLFRTALEDIQFWRDTKKHEVDFVVEGKNALEVKFQGAKDTSLSSQVFRKIYPNIPIKFLKHEDVLQYFYGEAESS, encoded by the coding sequence ATGTATTTCCCTCGAGATATTGAGGTGTCCCTACGGCAAAATCTGGAAAGCAATCTTATTCTTCTCATTCTTGGAGCTCGGCAGGTGGGAAAGACGAGTGTGCTTCGAAAACTTTATGATAATGCCATCAGAGAAGAAAAAAAGTGTTTTTTCTTTAATTTGGAAGATTTTAGTATTCGGAAAAAACTCGACGAACATCCGTTTCAGATTTTCCAAATGACACAATTAAGTCCAGAAGAGAAACAAATACTCTTTTTAGATGAAATTCAGTATCTTCAAAATCCATCGAATTTCCTCAAACTTATTTTTGATACGTATAAAGACAGTGTCAAACTTATCGTCTCAGGATCGTCTTCATTTTATATTGATCAAAAATTTACTGATAGTCTTGCAGGGAGAAAACGTATTTTTTATTTATATCCCCTGAACTTTCGCGAATTTCTTGTCTTCAAGGGACAGCAAGATATTCTTTCTCATTTGGGAAACATATCTTCTCCGCTGTATGTCCACGAAGCGGAACGTCTTTTTGATGAATATTGTCTTTTCGGTGGATATCCAGAAATTGTGCTTCTCAAAGATCCCGAGGAAAAAAAATTACGATTAGCAGATTTGGGCTATGACTATGTAAAAAAAGATGTCCTCGAAGCAAATGTTGATAATCCTGAAAAATATTTCTACTTACTTAAAATTTTTGCAAATCACTCCGGAGAACTCGTAAATATCCACGAACTTTCGAATACCCTTGGGCTCTCTACAACTGCTGCTCAGAGGTATCTCTATATTATGCAGAAATCTTTTCACGTGGCTCTTATAAGACCATTTTGGAAAAATATTCGGAAAGAACTTACCAAAATGCAAAAAGTATTTTTCTATGATTTGGGTCTTCGAAATCATTTTCTCAAAAACTTTACTTCTCTTTCTGAGAGAAATGATAAAGGAAACTATCTCGAAAATATTGTTTTTCGTGAACTTCTTTTTCGAACAGCGCTGGAGGACATTCAATTTTGGCGTGATACAAAGAAGCATGAAGTAGATTTTGTTGTAGAAGGAAAAAATGCTCTGGAAGTGAAGTTTCAAGGAGCAAAAGATACTTCTTTGTCTTCTCAAGTATTTCGAAAAATATATCCAAATATTCCAATAAAATTTTTGAAGCATGAAGACGTCCTTCAATATTTTTATGGAGAAGCAGAAAGTAGCTAA
- the nadA gene encoding quinolinate synthase NadA, which yields MSKFQISQQQQKIIKEIAQLKKEKNAILLAHNYMRPEIFEAADVCGDSFELSKKAMETDAEIIVFAGVHFMAETAKLLNPEKKVLLPSLRAGCFMADMITADRLKIMKQKHPNAGVCLYVNSAASVKAEADICCTSANAVEMVERLPHDEIIFAPDKHLAEYVATKTKKRIIPWSGFCHVHTNFSHEKIVRAKEKYPHAKIMMHPETPGEFLKYADHICGTGGMITFSKKDDAKEYLVGTEEGMVWRLRKEVPEKEFYPLMGSCINMKQITLENIRESLIQEKYDITIDPKIFEKAKRSLTRMMEL from the coding sequence ATGTCAAAATTCCAAATTTCACAGCAGCAGCAAAAAATTATCAAGGAAATCGCACAACTCAAAAAAGAAAAAAATGCGATTCTTCTCGCGCATAATTACATGCGTCCAGAAATTTTTGAAGCGGCAGATGTATGTGGCGATTCTTTTGAACTTTCCAAAAAGGCGATGGAAACAGATGCGGAAATTATTGTATTTGCCGGAGTACATTTTATGGCGGAAACGGCAAAACTCCTGAATCCAGAGAAAAAAGTATTGCTCCCATCTCTTCGAGCCGGATGTTTTATGGCAGACATGATCACCGCTGATCGGCTCAAAATTATGAAGCAAAAACATCCAAATGCGGGAGTCTGCCTTTATGTAAATTCAGCGGCAAGTGTCAAAGCAGAGGCCGATATTTGCTGTACATCTGCAAACGCAGTGGAAATGGTGGAGCGCCTTCCGCACGATGAAATCATTTTCGCTCCTGATAAACATCTTGCTGAATACGTTGCCACAAAAACCAAAAAGCGAATCATTCCGTGGTCAGGATTTTGTCACGTTCATACAAATTTTTCTCATGAAAAAATCGTGCGAGCGAAAGAAAAATATCCACACGCGAAAATTATGATGCATCCAGAAACACCAGGCGAATTTTTGAAATACGCAGATCATATCTGCGGAACTGGCGGAATGATCACTTTCTCCAAAAAAGATGATGCGAAAGAATATCTTGTAGGAACAGAAGAAGGAATGGTGTGGCGGCTTCGCAAAGAAGTTCCTGAAAAGGAATTTTATCCGCTCATGGGAAGCTGTATTAACATGAAACAGATCACGCTCGAGAATATTCGCGAGAGTTTAATTCAAGAAAAATATGACATCACCATTGATCCGAAGATTTTTGAGAAGGCGAAGAGGAGTTTGACGAGGATGATGGAACTGTAG
- a CDS encoding MgtC/SapB family protein yields MESPISFLLQIIMATALAGLIGLEREMHIQDAPAEFEPAGLRSFAMIGILGFLGMYLFQTFENIWFLIILFLAVFGFSLVSHTFQVFQQKENGITSELSSLASFLIGVLVAMNQIFFAITVSILFTSLLALKKILHGVARNINHKELLAILQFLLISFVTLQVMPSSWVDPWGFFDWRPRLVWLMVTFVAAIRFIGYFLSKIVGVQKRILLSGIIGGFLSSTAVTTALSLESRNQKQGTPYAIAILIASGIMFFRVIFEISFLSPDLLSFLVWPLFVMGIVTLALVGGIVFFQSRKNNNLEEPIQVTHPFELRPALIFGAFFLGIVLLSEKIQSLDVVANAGLLVTGGLAGLTDVDAITLAMANLSGSEKIAFFLGAQVIFLAVVVNTIMKMGIVYFFGSRSLFWGVVLAQLIVLGAGGITLYFIL; encoded by the coding sequence ATGGAAAGCCCCATATCCTTCCTATTGCAGATCATTATGGCGACGGCGCTCGCCGGACTCATAGGTCTTGAGCGAGAAATGCACATTCAGGATGCCCCCGCGGAGTTCGAACCGGCCGGTCTTCGGTCTTTTGCGATGATTGGAATTCTTGGGTTTTTGGGAATGTATCTTTTTCAAACATTTGAAAATATTTGGTTTCTCATCATTCTTTTTCTCGCAGTGTTCGGTTTTTCTCTTGTTTCTCACACATTTCAAGTTTTCCAACAAAAAGAAAACGGCATTACCTCAGAGCTTTCGAGTCTTGCAAGCTTTCTTATTGGAGTTCTTGTCGCCATGAATCAAATATTTTTTGCTATTACGGTGAGTATTTTGTTCACCAGCCTTCTCGCACTGAAAAAAATTCTTCATGGAGTGGCACGAAATATCAACCACAAAGAGCTTCTTGCGATTCTTCAATTTCTCCTCATTTCGTTTGTAACCCTTCAAGTAATGCCTTCGAGTTGGGTCGATCCCTGGGGATTTTTTGATTGGAGACCTCGGCTCGTGTGGCTTATGGTGACGTTTGTTGCCGCGATTCGATTCATAGGATATTTCCTCTCAAAAATTGTGGGAGTACAAAAACGTATTCTTCTTTCCGGAATAATTGGAGGATTTCTTTCTTCTACTGCAGTGACCACGGCTCTTTCACTCGAATCTCGGAATCAGAAGCAAGGTACTCCTTATGCTATTGCTATTCTGATTGCATCGGGAATTATGTTTTTTCGGGTAATTTTTGAGATCTCTTTTCTTTCTCCTGATCTCCTGAGTTTTCTCGTTTGGCCACTTTTTGTAATGGGAATTGTTACTCTTGCTCTTGTTGGTGGTATTGTTTTTTTTCAGAGTCGAAAGAACAATAATTTGGAGGAGCCGATTCAAGTTACTCATCCTTTCGAGCTTCGGCCAGCGCTCATTTTCGGAGCATTTTTTCTCGGAATTGTGCTTCTTTCTGAAAAAATTCAAAGTCTTGATGTCGTCGCAAACGCAGGGCTTCTCGTAACAGGAGGACTCGCGGGACTTACTGATGTTGATGCGATTACTCTTGCCATGGCAAATTTGTCAGGATCGGAAAAGATCGCATTTTTTCTTGGAGCTCAGGTCATTTTTCTTGCTGTTGTCGTGAATACGATTATGAAAATGGGAATTGTGTACTTTTTTGGATCCCGCTCTCTATTTTGGGGTGTTGTACTGGCACAATTGATAGTTTTAGGAGCCGGAGGAATAACTCTTTATTTCATTTTATAA
- a CDS encoding 1-deoxy-D-xylulose-5-phosphate reductoisomerase has translation MSGYPKKLLLLGATGSIGTQTLEVLRSLKKFFCLEGISVFGRKKPKITEILQEFSPRYLHIHDAKVAQKFQKKFPKTHVFSGDEGLFEMMSISKYEHCLNALPGSRGLLPSMKVVKEGKTLLLSNKESLVISGKLLVKTAKKTGARILPVDSEITALWFLLKHRKISHVEKVFLPCSGGPFFDAKKWPISKLRNVTPDQALRHPRWKMGEKITIDSATLMNKAFEMIEIVRLFGIPHEKIEVVIHPEAILHAAVQFSDGQIVAHLGNPDMKETIAMILSEALGVHKDSPEKLYLNGMKLTFFPPDEKRFPSLELARNALKKGEKACAELCKRNDEAVEKFLSKEIGFLEIFERL, from the coding sequence ATGAGCGGCTATCCGAAAAAGCTTCTTCTTCTCGGAGCAACCGGCTCAATTGGGACTCAAACACTTGAAGTTTTGCGGTCCCTAAAAAAATTCTTTTGCCTTGAGGGGATTTCTGTTTTTGGAAGGAAAAAGCCGAAAATTACAGAAATTCTTCAGGAATTTTCACCAAGATATCTCCATATTCATGATGCAAAAGTAGCGCAAAAATTCCAGAAAAAATTTCCGAAAACACATGTTTTCTCGGGAGACGAAGGACTTTTCGAGATGATGTCAATTTCCAAGTATGAACATTGCCTGAATGCTCTTCCGGGAAGTCGTGGACTTCTGCCAAGCATGAAGGTGGTAAAAGAGGGGAAAACTCTTTTATTGTCGAATAAAGAATCTCTCGTTATTTCTGGAAAACTCCTGGTAAAAACCGCAAAAAAAACAGGTGCTCGAATTCTTCCTGTAGATTCTGAAATCACGGCTCTGTGGTTTCTCCTCAAACATCGAAAAATATCGCATGTAGAAAAAGTGTTTCTTCCGTGTTCTGGAGGTCCATTTTTCGATGCCAAAAAATGGCCGATTTCAAAACTTCGAAATGTGACTCCAGATCAAGCGCTCCGGCATCCTCGGTGGAAAATGGGGGAAAAAATTACCATCGATTCTGCCACGCTCATGAACAAGGCATTTGAAATGATTGAAATTGTCCGACTCTTTGGAATTCCTCACGAAAAAATTGAAGTGGTAATTCATCCAGAAGCTATTCTTCATGCTGCAGTACAATTTTCAGATGGACAAATTGTGGCGCATTTAGGAAATCCAGATATGAAGGAAACCATAGCGATGATACTTTCCGAAGCGCTTGGTGTTCACAAAGATTCTCCAGAAAAACTCTATTTAAACGGCATGAAACTCACATTCTTCCCACCTGATGAGAAGAGATTCCCCTCTCTAGAGCTCGCGCGAAATGCGCTAAAAAAAGGAGAGAAAGCATGTGCGGAACTGTGCAAAAGAAATGATGAAGCCGTAGAAAAGTTTCTTTCAAAGGAAATAGGCTTCCTCGAGATATTCGAGAGGCTCTGA
- a CDS encoding M23 family metallopeptidase, producing MSTEEEFWLVPDAPEVSSTLEKVASLGNDGFIMKPEIVNAEGNRTGLTDIVYYEVEKGDTISSIAQKFGVTRRTISESNEMGNSNYLKTGQILKVIAVNGLVHTVKKGESVKKIAAKYSVKEEDIIAQNKLEASEELSEGADLIVPGAKMPEPPPRIVVTQPKYPTGIPGDPSSEVAANGKLIWPTAGTITQKFHSGHYGYDIANRSGGNIYAAADGVVEKAAYGWNGGYGNEVIIDHGNGMKTLYGHNRELYVSVGQTVSQGQVISAMGNTGRVYGVTGTHCHFEVIINGVKRDPGIYLN from the coding sequence GTGAGTACAGAAGAGGAGTTTTGGCTCGTGCCCGATGCTCCCGAAGTATCGTCGACACTTGAGAAAGTAGCGAGCCTTGGAAATGATGGATTTATTATGAAACCAGAGATTGTCAATGCTGAAGGGAATAGAACAGGTTTAACGGATATTGTCTATTACGAGGTTGAAAAAGGAGATACTATTTCTAGCATTGCTCAAAAATTTGGTGTCACGAGAAGAACCATTTCCGAGAGCAATGAAATGGGGAATTCAAATTATCTCAAAACAGGGCAAATCCTCAAAGTTATTGCAGTAAACGGGCTCGTACACACGGTAAAAAAAGGCGAATCGGTGAAAAAAATTGCAGCAAAATATAGTGTAAAAGAAGAGGATATAATTGCTCAAAATAAACTCGAAGCCTCAGAAGAGCTTTCGGAGGGAGCGGATCTTATTGTTCCCGGCGCAAAAATGCCAGAACCTCCTCCACGTATTGTCGTGACGCAGCCAAAATATCCAACTGGTATTCCTGGAGATCCGAGTTCAGAAGTTGCTGCTAATGGAAAACTCATCTGGCCTACAGCAGGAACGATCACTCAAAAGTTTCATAGTGGTCACTATGGCTATGATATTGCGAATAGATCGGGAGGAAATATTTATGCCGCGGCTGATGGTGTTGTAGAAAAAGCTGCGTATGGATGGAATGGTGGATATGGAAACGAGGTAATTATTGATCATGGGAACGGGATGAAGACTCTTTATGGTCATAATCGAGAACTCTATGTTTCTGTAGGACAGACCGTGTCTCAAGGGCAGGTAATTTCTGCTATGGGGAATACAGGACGAGTATATGGCGTCACAGGAACGCATTGCCATTTTGAGGTGATCATAAATGGAGTTAAGAGAGATCCCGGGATTTATCTAAATTAA